The Pectobacterium parmentieri genome segment TACGATATTTACGATGAGGTGATTCCCAACCCCACCATCAGCGTGGTGGAAAAAGGCATCGAACGCTTCAAGGCATCACAGGCCGATTACCTGATCGCGATTGGCGGCGGTTCACCGCAGGATACCTGCAAAGCCATTGGTATTATTATCAATAACCCTGAATTCGCCGATGTCCGCAGCCTCGAAGGCGTTGCCGCCACCCGACGTCCTGCCGTGCCGATTATCGCGATCCCCACTACCTCCGGCACGGCCGCCGAAGTCACTATCAACTACGTGATCACAGATGAAGAAAAACGTCGCAAATTCGTGTGCGTCGATCCGCATGACATCCCGATTGTCGCCATCGTCGATCCCGACATGATGATGAGCATGCCGGCTTCGCTAAAAGCTGCCACGGGGATTGACGCTCTGACGCACGCCATTGAAGGCTTCACCACCAAAGCCGCCTGGGAACTGACCGATACGCTGCACCTGAAAGCCATTGAGATTATCAGCCGTTCACTGCGCGATTCCGTTGCCGGGAAGCCGAAAGGCGTGGAAGAGATGGCACTGGGGCAATACATTGCTGGTATGGGGTTTTCGAACGTTGGACTTGGGCTGGTACACGGCATGGCACACCCGCTTGGCGCGTTCTACAACACGCCACACGGTGTTGCTAATGCGATCCTGCTGCCGCACATCATGGCCTATAACGCCGATTACACCGGTGAAAAATTCCGGGATATCGCCATTGCGATGGGGGTAAAAGATGCGGCAAACATGCCAATGACTCAGGCGCGAGAAGCCGCGATTAATGCGGTACGGCAGCTTTCCCACGATGTAGATATCCCACCCAGACTACGCGATGTCGGGGTGAGAGAAGAGGACATTCCCGCGTTGGCACAGGCCGCTTTTGACGATGTCTGCACTGGCGGTAACCCACGCGATACCAACATCGACGACATCAAAGCGCTGTATCAGTCT includes the following:
- the fucO gene encoding lactaldehyde reductase, encoding MANRMILNETSYFGAGAIAQIADEVKRRGFRKALLVTDKDLVKFGVAAKVTAKLDAAGLPYDIYDEVIPNPTISVVEKGIERFKASQADYLIAIGGGSPQDTCKAIGIIINNPEFADVRSLEGVAATRRPAVPIIAIPTTSGTAAEVTINYVITDEEKRRKFVCVDPHDIPIVAIVDPDMMMSMPASLKAATGIDALTHAIEGFTTKAAWELTDTLHLKAIEIISRSLRDSVAGKPKGVEEMALGQYIAGMGFSNVGLGLVHGMAHPLGAFYNTPHGVANAILLPHIMAYNADYTGEKFRDIAIAMGVKDAANMPMTQAREAAINAVRQLSHDVDIPPRLRDVGVREEDIPALAQAAFDDVCTGGNPRDTNIDDIKALYQSIY